From the genome of Spirosomataceae bacterium TFI 002, one region includes:
- a CDS encoding Lysophospholipase L1 — MNFSKIKSLVLITLLISLSSSVQDTPKILIIGDSISIGYTPFVKKHFEGKAEVFHNSGNAQHTGTGLEKIEEWIGDEDWDIIQINWGLWDLCYRYPDSKVQGNRDKINGQITFPLAEYEQNLDEIVKLIKAKTNAKLIFVTTSYVPEHEAGRFTKDPQKYNMVAKKVMKKHSVIINDIYKSSIPIHHQDGKGNNDVHYNSEGYKKLAALISGFLEKEL, encoded by the coding sequence ATGAACTTCTCTAAAATCAAGTCTTTAGTTTTAATAACACTGCTGATTTCTTTGTCCAGTAGTGTACAAGACACACCCAAAATTCTAATTATAGGAGATTCTATTTCAATTGGTTACACCCCATTTGTTAAAAAGCATTTTGAAGGCAAAGCCGAAGTTTTCCATAATTCAGGAAATGCACAACATACTGGAACTGGTTTGGAGAAAATAGAAGAATGGATAGGTGACGAAGACTGGGACATTATCCAAATCAACTGGGGATTATGGGATCTTTGCTATCGATATCCAGATTCCAAAGTACAAGGAAATAGAGACAAGATAAATGGTCAAATCACCTTCCCTCTAGCCGAATATGAACAAAACCTTGATGAGATAGTAAAACTCATCAAAGCTAAAACTAATGCCAAGTTGATATTTGTAACAACTTCCTATGTTCCTGAGCATGAAGCAGGTCGTTTCACCAAGGACCCTCAAAAGTATAATATGGTAGCCAAAAAGGTCATGAAGAAGCATTCAGTTATTATTAATGATATATACAAATCATCCATTCCGATTCATCACCAAGACGGAAAAGGCAATAATGATGTTCATTACAACAGCGAAGGTTACAAAAAATTAGCCGCCCTAATTTCAGGTTTCTTAGAGAAGGAGTTGTAG
- a CDS encoding alpha-L-fucosidase produces MKFLVVLLCSLLSYSAFSQNTIHPVSTDYEYPTDKNVAENLEKWRDQKFGIIIHWGLYVVPGIIESWSICNEQWITRDSNSVYHEYKDWYFGLNKSFNPVRFNPDEWASMAKGAGMKYLVFTTKHHDGFNMFDSQFSDFKITNGPFGRNPKSNVAKHVFDSFRKQDMMIGAYFSKPDWHSQYFWWDRYATPDRNVNYDIRKFPWRWNQFKQFTHNQLNELTTDYGKIDILWLDGGWVRPKNTVTEEVLSWGAPIPEFDQHIDMPQVASMVRKNQEGILIVDRTVHGPYENYRTPEQGIPATRSEDPWESCITLGGAWSYVPNDKFKPSSQVIHTLVEIVAKGGNLLLGVGPDAYGEFLPVQKERLAEIGRWLDKYGEAIYKTRTLENFGKDNVYFTHLPDEKSTFAIVLNSDKYPLSNSFQWEGNAPKAGSKLQLVGHNTSLDWKTKKGITTVTIPSMLVEKLKSEPAFAVKYFQ; encoded by the coding sequence ATGAAATTTCTCGTCGTTCTTCTTTGCTCACTGCTCAGCTATTCAGCTTTTTCGCAAAACACTATTCATCCAGTTTCGACTGATTATGAGTACCCAACAGACAAAAATGTTGCAGAAAACCTTGAAAAATGGAGAGATCAGAAGTTCGGAATCATTATACACTGGGGCTTATATGTGGTTCCCGGAATCATTGAATCTTGGAGCATTTGCAATGAGCAATGGATAACTCGTGATTCCAACTCCGTTTATCACGAATACAAAGACTGGTATTTTGGACTAAATAAATCTTTCAACCCTGTTAGGTTTAATCCTGATGAATGGGCAAGTATGGCAAAAGGTGCCGGTATGAAATACTTGGTATTTACGACCAAACATCACGACGGTTTCAATATGTTTGACTCCCAATTCTCCGATTTCAAAATCACCAATGGACCATTCGGCAGAAATCCAAAATCAAATGTAGCAAAACATGTTTTTGATTCATTTCGAAAGCAAGATATGATGATTGGTGCCTATTTCTCCAAGCCAGACTGGCACAGTCAATATTTCTGGTGGGATCGTTATGCAACACCTGACAGAAATGTAAACTACGACATTAGAAAATTCCCATGGAGGTGGAATCAATTTAAGCAATTCACTCATAATCAGCTCAATGAATTAACAACAGATTATGGCAAAATAGATATTTTATGGCTCGATGGAGGCTGGGTAAGACCAAAAAATACAGTTACAGAAGAAGTCCTGAGCTGGGGAGCACCTATACCAGAGTTTGATCAACACATAGATATGCCTCAAGTTGCAAGTATGGTTCGTAAAAATCAAGAAGGAATTCTTATTGTGGATAGAACAGTGCATGGTCCATACGAAAACTACAGAACTCCAGAGCAAGGAATCCCAGCAACAAGGTCCGAAGATCCTTGGGAAAGCTGTATAACCCTTGGTGGAGCTTGGAGTTATGTTCCAAATGATAAGTTTAAACCGAGTAGTCAAGTCATTCATACTTTAGTAGAAATCGTTGCTAAAGGTGGCAATCTACTCCTAGGCGTTGGCCCAGATGCTTACGGGGAATTTTTACCAGTTCAAAAAGAGCGATTGGCAGAAATTGGAAGATGGTTGGATAAATACGGAGAGGCAATTTACAAAACCAGAACCTTAGAAAACTTTGGGAAAGACAATGTATATTTCACGCATTTGCCAGATGAAAAATCAACTTTTGCTATCGTTTTAAACTCTGATAAATATCCTTTAAGTAATAGCTTTCAATGGGAAGGAAATGCACCTAAAGCTGGCTCTAAACTACAGCTAGTAGGTCATAACACCTCATTAGATTGGAAAACTAAAAAAGGAATAACAACTGTAACTATCCCTAGCATGCTGGTTGAAAAACTAAAAAGTGAGCCAGCATTTGCTGTGAAATACTTTCAGTAA
- a CDS encoding Metal-dependent hydrolase, endonuclease/exonuclease/phosphatase family, giving the protein MNKTTLLILLAFSISAFGQSKKTDLKIMSYNIKHGEGMDGILDLSRSAEIIKAQSPDLCGLQEIDEFCTRTNKVGQTEFLAKYTFMTGTFGKFMDYQGGEYGLSTLSVKPLISTKVLQLPKGTDEPRSAIIQEVEIAQNCIIAFANVHFDWVENSPYRLEQAKTLIKYIDQLNRPTVITGDFNCEPNSATMKYFAEQGFVFMQKGKDNLSFQGGEKVEIDHVIFRSSEKVKFTPKNIKLLNEPIVSDHRPLVAVLKVKYDTN; this is encoded by the coding sequence ATGAACAAAACCACCCTTTTAATATTACTTGCTTTTAGCATTTCTGCTTTTGGCCAATCTAAAAAAACGGACTTAAAGATAATGTCTTACAATATCAAACATGGCGAAGGCATGGATGGCATATTGGACTTATCTCGATCTGCTGAAATTATAAAAGCACAATCTCCCGATTTATGTGGTTTACAAGAAATCGATGAATTTTGTACGAGAACTAATAAGGTTGGACAAACTGAGTTTTTGGCAAAGTATACCTTCATGACAGGGACTTTTGGCAAGTTCATGGATTATCAGGGTGGCGAATATGGACTTTCCACTTTATCTGTCAAGCCACTTATATCAACCAAAGTTTTACAACTTCCTAAAGGCACAGATGAGCCTCGCTCAGCAATTATTCAAGAAGTGGAAATTGCCCAAAACTGTATCATTGCCTTTGCAAATGTTCATTTTGATTGGGTTGAAAACAGTCCATACCGCCTAGAACAGGCAAAAACACTTATTAAATACATAGATCAACTCAATAGGCCAACTGTAATTACAGGTGATTTTAATTGTGAGCCTAATTCAGCAACAATGAAGTATTTTGCCGAACAAGGATTCGTTTTTATGCAAAAAGGAAAAGACAACTTGAGCTTTCAAGGGGGTGAGAAGGTGGAAATTGATCATGTAATATTTCGTAGTTCCGAAAAAGTCAAGTTTACCCCAAAAAACATCAAGCTATTGAATGAACCCATTGTATCAGATCACCGCCCATTAGTCGCAGTATTGAAGGTGAAGTATGATACAAATTGA
- a CDS encoding TonB-linked outer membrane protein, SusC/RagA family, protein MIKKLPLLFILFAIISTPTWAQNIRGTVISAADGSPLPGVSVVIKGTTTGTATDTKGEFSINASPQSSLIFSFIGFTNQDVKVGNSTVLNVVLEEDVAVLNEVVVTALGISKEQRAIGYATSTIEAEEITRTASPNFASALYGKAPGVVINATPGGATSGVNINIRGFASITGNTQPLIVLDGVPIRSGEFRNTNYWGDQRIRGNGLLDINPADIENVSVLKGASAAALYGSEAVNGVLLITTKSGKGKKGLGVDFSTSFTHDQIAYLPRYQNVRGPGYPLTLANANQDENLFITYADGSRGLINTSVNFGPKFDGQPVRAWTGEMVPYSAANSSYADLFQNANSSNVNLSVSKSTDNANIRFSYTRQDNQMISKFSKNAKNIANLNSSFNIGKKSKTDIMVNYINQNTHNRPYKIDRMINNFSGMMDRFEQASWYDQYYQTSLGYKFRTGTQASATPDENITYNGFRGDIADYVWRLYKHNTDELSNRVIASITENFKITNDLSIRARIATDFTSEDIQTEIATEVPLVIGNSGSFGANQNRFTNLYGDVLLTYEKTINDAFSVSALGGYIARKQENKYMSTSTNGGLATENYFDLSSSTNQANASFSRELLINDAWIGTVNLDYNGYLFAEGTIRKDRYSTMNPNNNEFYYPSVNTGFVISDVIKMPSYVSYAKLRASYGVVGNYPGVYAANVAYSQATLGVQQIGGKPVLYTTIPSNFGNEAIRPEQKHEVEFGLETKFLRNRVGFDFSYYNAKIVDQILPLDIAASTGARSILTNIGTLRNQGLELAINAVPIKSNNLNWDLTLNLSKNTNKVEKLANNSTELLHADYDGNAAQLRSVVGRPMGDIYVHPILTNDAGKQVVGPNGLYQLDANEWIVAGNAMPKLVGGLLNNFSYKNFQLNVVTDFNFGGSIMPTGINWMISRGLLEESTKFMDAASGGLSYYVNADGKGVQTSAGAGPAGEPVYNDGMLMDGVTATGEPNTNVISQAVYYNNTYNWGGPQYSSSRYELYVTKNNYIKMRELSLGYNLPASIARKLGSNNINFSVFGRNLFFLYRSIKDLDAEQTTSSTRWYENINNAGNNPSFRSMGAMLRASF, encoded by the coding sequence ATGATTAAAAAATTACCATTACTTTTTATCCTTTTTGCGATAATAAGTACCCCTACATGGGCCCAGAACATTCGAGGCACAGTTATATCTGCTGCTGATGGATCGCCGCTTCCTGGTGTTTCCGTTGTGATCAAAGGCACAACCACGGGAACAGCTACAGATACGAAAGGAGAATTTTCTATCAATGCTTCTCCACAAAGTAGTTTGATTTTCTCTTTTATTGGATTTACAAATCAAGATGTTAAAGTTGGAAACAGTACTGTACTTAATGTTGTACTTGAAGAGGATGTTGCTGTTTTAAATGAAGTTGTTGTTACAGCACTTGGTATTTCTAAAGAGCAAAGAGCAATTGGTTATGCAACTTCTACTATCGAAGCAGAAGAAATCACAAGGACTGCATCTCCAAACTTTGCATCTGCATTATATGGTAAAGCACCCGGTGTTGTTATCAATGCGACTCCAGGAGGAGCTACAAGTGGTGTGAACATCAATATTAGAGGGTTTGCCTCTATTACTGGTAACACACAACCTTTAATCGTTCTTGATGGTGTACCTATTAGAAGTGGTGAATTTAGAAACACCAACTATTGGGGTGACCAAAGAATTAGAGGAAACGGGTTGTTGGACATTAACCCAGCAGATATCGAAAACGTTTCTGTACTTAAAGGAGCATCTGCAGCAGCACTATACGGTTCTGAAGCAGTAAACGGGGTATTGTTGATTACTACTAAGTCGGGTAAAGGAAAGAAAGGATTAGGAGTTGATTTTTCTACTTCATTCACTCACGATCAAATTGCATATCTTCCAAGATATCAAAACGTTCGTGGACCTGGATATCCTTTGACATTGGCAAATGCAAATCAGGACGAGAATCTATTTATTACATATGCTGATGGCTCAAGAGGTCTTATCAATACTAGTGTAAACTTTGGTCCTAAGTTTGACGGCCAGCCAGTAAGAGCTTGGACAGGAGAAATGGTACCATATTCTGCAGCAAATAGCAGTTATGCAGACCTTTTCCAAAACGCGAACTCTTCTAACGTGAACTTATCTGTATCTAAAAGCACAGATAATGCGAATATCAGATTCTCATATACTCGACAAGACAACCAGATGATTAGTAAGTTTTCAAAGAATGCAAAAAACATTGCAAACTTGAACTCTAGCTTTAACATCGGTAAAAAATCTAAGACTGATATAATGGTTAACTACATTAACCAAAATACTCATAACAGACCTTACAAGATTGATCGTATGATTAATAACTTCTCAGGTATGATGGATAGGTTTGAGCAAGCATCTTGGTACGACCAATACTACCAAACTAGTCTTGGCTACAAATTCAGAACAGGTACACAAGCAAGTGCAACACCAGACGAAAACATAACGTATAATGGTTTCAGGGGTGATATCGCTGACTACGTATGGAGATTATACAAGCACAACACTGACGAATTAAGTAACAGAGTTATTGCAAGTATTACAGAAAACTTCAAAATCACTAATGACCTTTCTATCAGAGCAAGAATAGCTACTGACTTTACTTCAGAAGACATTCAGACTGAAATTGCAACTGAAGTACCTTTAGTAATTGGAAATAGTGGATCTTTTGGTGCTAACCAAAATAGATTTACCAACTTATATGGTGATGTATTATTAACATACGAAAAAACAATCAACGATGCATTTAGTGTGAGTGCACTTGGAGGATACATTGCTAGAAAGCAAGAGAACAAGTACATGTCAACATCTACCAATGGTGGATTAGCGACTGAAAACTATTTTGACCTATCATCATCTACAAACCAAGCGAATGCATCTTTTTCACGTGAACTATTGATCAATGATGCATGGATTGGAACTGTTAATCTTGACTATAACGGGTATTTGTTTGCAGAGGGAACTATCAGAAAAGATAGATATTCAACAATGAACCCAAACAATAACGAATTCTACTACCCTTCTGTAAACACTGGATTTGTAATTAGTGATGTTATCAAGATGCCATCTTACGTTTCTTACGCGAAATTAAGAGCAAGTTATGGTGTGGTAGGAAACTACCCTGGCGTTTATGCTGCAAACGTTGCATATAGCCAAGCAACATTAGGAGTTCAACAAATTGGTGGAAAGCCAGTATTGTACACTACTATTCCTTCTAACTTTGGAAACGAAGCGATTCGTCCTGAGCAGAAGCATGAGGTTGAATTTGGTTTAGAAACTAAATTCCTTCGTAATAGAGTTGGATTTGATTTCTCTTATTACAATGCGAAAATTGTTGATCAAATATTGCCATTAGATATTGCAGCTTCTACAGGTGCAAGGTCTATATTGACAAATATTGGTACATTGAGAAACCAAGGTCTTGAACTTGCTATCAACGCAGTGCCTATTAAGAGCAACAACTTGAACTGGGACTTGACACTTAACCTTTCTAAAAATACTAACAAGGTTGAAAAGCTTGCAAACAACTCTACTGAGTTGCTACACGCTGATTATGACGGAAACGCAGCTCAGCTAAGATCTGTAGTAGGAAGACCAATGGGAGATATATATGTACACCCAATTCTTACAAACGATGCAGGAAAACAAGTAGTAGGGCCAAATGGTCTTTACCAATTAGATGCTAACGAGTGGATCGTTGCAGGTAATGCAATGCCAAAATTAGTAGGTGGATTACTTAATAACTTCTCTTACAAAAACTTCCAACTTAACGTGGTTACTGACTTCAATTTTGGAGGAAGTATCATGCCAACAGGTATCAACTGGATGATAAGCAGAGGCTTACTTGAAGAAAGTACTAAGTTCATGGATGCTGCAAGTGGTGGATTGAGCTACTATGTAAATGCTGACGGTAAAGGAGTTCAAACTTCTGCTGGAGCTGGTCCTGCTGGAGAGCCCGTATACAATGACGGTATGCTTATGGATGGTGTAACTGCAACTGGAGAGCCTAATACAAACGTTATTTCTCAAGCGGTTTACTACAACAATACTTATAACTGGGGTGGTCCACAGTACAGTAGTTCACGTTACGAATTATATGTAACTAAAAACAACTACATCAAAATGAGAGAACTTTCATTGGGATATAACCTACCAGCTAGCATTGCAAGAAAACTTGGAAGTAACAATATCAACTTCTCAGTTTTTGGAAGAAACCTTTTCTTCTTATACAGAAGCATAAAAGACTTGGATGCAGAACAAACTACATCAAGTACGAGATGGTATGAGAATATTAATAATGCTGGAAACAACCCTTCTTTCCGTTCTATGGGTGCAATGTTGAGAGCTAGTTTTTAA
- a CDS encoding Repeat domain-containing protein — protein MITRLKILPGRLASFVVVSFGAMGLASVSSYKAESDREVAVKYCSSCHLFPEPQLLDKNTWVDSVLPNMAWRLGIGNSKSNPFEGMDQGEINLIKALNVYPETRSISEEDWSKVVRFYEKSAPLKPLIQDNSILVEENLPFFELMGVKLKNQQLPQITMLKYNDDKQELYVGDALNELVALDHEFIVKEVWKTESPTVDMVFAANGPSVLTIGSILPSEKKKGNLTALHNSSEKNLRLLKRPTQVLEADLNQDQEKDWIVSEFGNHSGQLVWFENGDGRKRHILKSQAGARKVEIVDLNKDGKPDIVGMFAQAQEEFVIFYNKGKGDFREKTVLKFHPAFGLSYFELVDFNADGALDIVVSNGDNWDLSKIDKNYHGIRVFLNDKKENFTEAFFFPLYGASKVLSHDFDGDGDLDLAAVSFYSDNEHGFVYLQNQGDLNFKAYSSPAFKTGKWLTMEKLDYDQDGDLDLVLGTYFHNALERGKLMVQGAETFPELLLLKNKWK, from the coding sequence TTGATAACAAGATTGAAAATTCTTCCCGGTAGGTTGGCAAGTTTTGTTGTGGTTTCCTTTGGTGCAATGGGCTTAGCTTCAGTAAGTAGCTACAAGGCAGAAAGTGATAGAGAAGTTGCTGTTAAATATTGCAGCAGTTGCCATCTTTTTCCAGAACCCCAACTACTTGATAAAAATACTTGGGTGGATAGTGTTTTGCCTAATATGGCATGGAGGCTTGGTATTGGGAATTCAAAATCAAATCCATTTGAAGGAATGGATCAAGGTGAAATTAACTTAATCAAAGCTTTAAATGTATACCCTGAAACTCGGAGTATTAGCGAAGAGGATTGGTCGAAAGTTGTTCGTTTTTATGAAAAATCGGCTCCTTTAAAACCTTTGATACAAGATAATTCAATTCTGGTTGAAGAAAACTTACCATTTTTTGAATTAATGGGAGTGAAGCTAAAAAACCAGCAGCTTCCGCAAATTACAATGCTTAAGTACAATGATGACAAGCAGGAATTGTATGTAGGTGATGCATTAAATGAACTAGTTGCATTGGACCACGAATTCATAGTTAAGGAAGTATGGAAAACGGAAAGTCCTACAGTTGATATGGTCTTTGCAGCCAATGGACCTAGTGTTCTTACCATAGGGAGCATATTACCATCTGAAAAGAAAAAAGGCAATCTAACAGCATTACACAATTCAAGCGAAAAAAATCTTCGTCTTTTAAAACGACCTACTCAAGTATTAGAAGCCGACTTGAACCAAGACCAAGAAAAAGATTGGATTGTTTCTGAATTTGGAAATCATTCAGGTCAATTGGTTTGGTTTGAAAACGGTGATGGTAGAAAACGACATATTTTGAAATCTCAAGCTGGAGCAAGAAAAGTGGAAATTGTGGATCTCAATAAAGATGGTAAACCAGATATAGTCGGCATGTTTGCTCAAGCTCAAGAAGAATTTGTTATTTTCTACAATAAAGGGAAAGGTGATTTTAGGGAAAAAACTGTTTTGAAATTCCATCCTGCTTTTGGTTTGTCCTATTTTGAGTTGGTAGATTTCAATGCGGATGGGGCGTTGGATATCGTGGTGAGTAATGGAGATAATTGGGATCTTTCCAAAATTGACAAAAACTACCACGGCATACGAGTTTTCTTAAACGATAAAAAAGAGAACTTCACGGAAGCATTCTTTTTTCCTTTGTACGGAGCCAGTAAAGTGCTTAGCCATGATTTCGATGGCGATGGAGATTTGGATTTAGCTGCAGTTTCTTTTTACTCCGACAATGAACATGGCTTTGTGTATTTGCAAAATCAAGGCGACTTAAACTTTAAAGCATACAGTTCACCAGCATTTAAAACTGGTAAGTGGCTAACGATGGAAAAGCTGGACTATGACCAAGATGGTGACCTAGATCTTGTATTGGGTACGTATTTTCACAATGCACTAGAGCGAGGTAAATTAATGGTACAAGGTGCCGAAACATTTCCTGAGTTGCTTCTTCTCAAGAATAAATGGAAGTGA
- a CDS encoding 2OG-Fe(II) oxygenase superfamily protein — protein sequence MKLDLNCQAEYFQSFLSQSEALDLYQHLITFQKLTNKFSITMQGGEKFEESFGKLMFIDQDLFEGNRFPPSIWGANEVWSDKMDGLRNRILKETGHSYETCVCIYYPDGSSGVDYHSDASAFGDTTFIPSISLGAERVFHLKEKSTQIVHDMQLHNGSLLMMGDGCQELYEHALPIDLNCKEPRINITFRKYGYKN from the coding sequence ATGAAGCTAGACTTAAACTGCCAAGCAGAATACTTTCAATCCTTTTTAAGTCAATCAGAAGCTTTAGACCTCTATCAACATTTAATAACCTTCCAAAAGCTCACAAACAAGTTTTCTATTACTATGCAAGGTGGTGAAAAGTTTGAGGAAAGTTTTGGTAAACTAATGTTCATTGATCAAGACTTATTTGAGGGGAATAGATTTCCTCCTTCTATTTGGGGAGCAAATGAAGTATGGTCAGATAAAATGGATGGTTTACGAAATAGAATTTTAAAAGAAACGGGCCATAGCTATGAAACATGCGTTTGCATTTATTATCCCGATGGTAGCTCAGGAGTAGATTACCACTCGGATGCTTCTGCTTTCGGTGATACTACTTTTATCCCCTCAATAAGTCTAGGAGCAGAAAGAGTTTTTCATTTGAAAGAAAAAAGTACGCAGATAGTGCATGACATGCAGCTTCACAATGGCAGTTTGTTAATGATGGGAGATGGCTGCCAAGAATTATACGAGCATGCACTACCCATTGATTTAAATTGTAAGGAACCCAGAATCAACATTACTTTCAGAAAATACGGATACAAGAACTGA
- a CDS encoding Starch-binding associating with outer membrane, producing the protein MKNIKLLSIALLFLGVFSCQQEDFVDAYPNPGKLSSTSVERQFTGFLYANKDYVLPAYRNYFVTLRTTLNHYVQTTGWANETGQYVPGSSGAEDIWYNYYSTLAQYRELEKIYNTLDETGKNDKKVYMLTAKVYLYDYTQRMVDIFGAMPFSEAGKISQNGGDYTVSSAKFDSAEAIYTQMLNELKTVATDLNAINLNSTFQLAFTTQDYINKGNLDLWKRYCNSLRLRMLNRVSGSASLGARAKTEMGEILGNSATFPVVENIEQNIQINVYDLNSNINSKSFQGALESGTGWFINTAGKKIIDQMVSTNDPRLGYIFEPGVNANGEYIGIDPTANSSEQTELANGGTIAIYNTSTYARNQFIPGTLINAAEINLIKAEYYLTSGNAALAKSNYEASISNSIGQYVKIRAVSNDNTVPAPATPTADAIAAYTSQEAVSWDKAADNAAKIKLIATQKWVHFNILQAYENWAEHRRLDALSFSFVPDNANTQTLPPLRFNIPGNEITYNAENYNAVKDQDKLTNKIFWDVK; encoded by the coding sequence ATGAAAAATATAAAATTATTAAGTATTGCTCTTCTATTCTTGGGCGTGTTTTCTTGCCAGCAAGAAGATTTTGTAGATGCATACCCAAATCCAGGCAAATTGTCTTCTACATCAGTAGAGAGGCAGTTTACAGGTTTCTTGTATGCCAACAAGGACTACGTTCTACCTGCTTATCGTAACTACTTTGTTACTTTGAGAACTACGCTTAACCATTATGTTCAAACAACAGGATGGGCAAATGAAACAGGTCAATATGTACCAGGATCATCTGGAGCTGAGGATATCTGGTACAACTATTACAGCACTTTGGCACAATATCGTGAGCTTGAGAAAATCTACAATACGCTAGATGAAACAGGAAAAAACGATAAGAAAGTGTACATGCTTACAGCAAAAGTGTATTTATATGACTACACTCAAAGAATGGTTGACATTTTTGGTGCAATGCCATTTTCTGAAGCTGGAAAAATAAGCCAGAATGGTGGTGACTACACTGTTTCATCTGCAAAGTTTGACTCAGCTGAAGCTATCTACACGCAAATGTTGAATGAATTAAAAACAGTTGCTACTGATTTAAATGCAATCAACTTGAACTCAACTTTCCAATTAGCTTTCACTACTCAGGATTACATCAACAAAGGTAACCTTGACCTTTGGAAAAGATATTGTAATTCTTTGAGATTGAGAATGCTGAATAGAGTATCAGGATCTGCTTCTTTAGGAGCGAGAGCAAAAACAGAAATGGGTGAAATTTTGGGTAATTCAGCAACCTTCCCAGTTGTTGAGAACATTGAGCAAAACATCCAAATTAATGTTTATGACTTGAACTCAAACATCAACTCAAAATCGTTCCAAGGAGCATTAGAGTCTGGTACAGGTTGGTTTATCAATACTGCTGGTAAGAAAATCATTGATCAAATGGTTTCTACAAATGACCCAAGATTAGGGTATATCTTTGAGCCAGGTGTCAATGCAAATGGTGAGTACATTGGTATTGATCCAACTGCAAACAGCTCTGAGCAAACTGAGTTAGCCAATGGTGGTACAATCGCGATTTACAACACTTCTACTTATGCTAGAAATCAGTTTATTCCAGGAACATTGATCAATGCTGCTGAAATTAACTTAATCAAAGCTGAGTATTATTTAACAAGTGGAAATGCTGCTTTGGCTAAGTCTAACTACGAGGCTTCTATCAGTAACTCTATTGGTCAGTACGTGAAAATCAGAGCAGTCAGTAACGACAATACAGTTCCTGCTCCTGCTACTCCTACTGCCGATGCAATTGCCGCATATACTTCGCAAGAAGCAGTTAGCTGGGATAAGGCTGCAGACAATGCTGCTAAAATCAAGTTGATAGCAACACAAAAATGGGTGCACTTCAATATTCTACAGGCTTACGAAAACTGGGCTGAGCATAGAAGATTGGATGCATTATCATTCAGTTTCGTTCCTGACAATGCAAATACACAAACATTGCCTCCATTGAGATTTAATATCCCTGGAAACGAAATCACTTACAATGCAGAGAATTATAACGCAGTCAAAGATCAAGATAAGTTAACAAACAAGATCTTCTGGGATGTGAAATAA
- a CDS encoding Cupin domain-containing protein codes for MVNAQLSPVKVGSYHKDDFKTTQSKDKISRNILKGTSPHLEFVSIHSSTMMPGAEPSTAHANEDMEECIFVMEGTMKVTIEGKSQILGPESVILLMPQQMHHLENIGKGNLTYYVMKYKSKSPMDIARGQAAGGSLMLNTDSLTYKKSSVGGGRGYFDRPTAMCERFELHVTKLDKKGQSHAPHDHRESEILLVISGETEMKIDGKMYEGKVGDFYFIPSGLFHGVSNASDKPCSYFLFRWM; via the coding sequence ATGGTCAACGCACAACTTAGCCCAGTAAAAGTAGGATCTTACCATAAAGATGACTTCAAGACTACACAAAGCAAAGACAAAATATCGCGTAATATACTTAAAGGTACATCTCCACATTTAGAATTCGTGAGCATTCATAGTTCGACCATGATGCCAGGAGCCGAGCCCAGCACAGCACATGCTAATGAAGATATGGAAGAGTGCATTTTCGTAATGGAAGGAACCATGAAAGTGACTATTGAAGGCAAAAGTCAAATCTTAGGGCCTGAAAGCGTCATCTTACTAATGCCACAACAAATGCACCATCTTGAAAACATAGGAAAAGGGAATCTTACCTACTATGTAATGAAATACAAATCCAAGAGTCCAATGGACATTGCCAGAGGACAAGCAGCAGGTGGTTCCCTTATGCTGAATACAGATTCTCTTACTTATAAAAAGAGTTCAGTAGGTGGCGGCAGAGGATACTTTGACAGACCCACTGCTATGTGTGAGCGATTTGAATTACATGTAACTAAACTAGACAAAAAAGGTCAAAGTCATGCCCCACACGACCATCGAGAATCCGAAATTTTATTGGTTATATCAGGAGAAACAGAAATGAAAATTGATGGTAAAATGTACGAAGGTAAAGTGGGTGATTTCTATTTCATCCCTTCGGGTTTATTCCATGGAGTGAGCAATGCGAGCGACAAGCCCTGCTCCTACTTTCTTTTTAGATGGATGTAA